One Methanocalculus natronophilus DNA window includes the following coding sequences:
- a CDS encoding AMP phosphorylase encodes MVRLTGKVLDIEYRGVLLNREDARTIGVLDGDRVELVNEEKKTAAQAFVTTTATMLPQGTAGVYQVTNRRLELEGSEQIEIRAVGRPASIDFIKKKMDGGRLTMEETRSIVREIVDDTLSPGEVSAYIVGTYINGLDMDEIEYLTRATVATGDQLSFASRPIVDKHSIGGVPGNKITLLVVPMIMAAGLKCPKTSSRAITGAGGTADLMEAIAPVTFTASELQAMTEKAGGAIVWGGATNIAPADDKIILYEYPLKIDPHGQMLASVMAKKFAVGADLVVIDIPVGRDAKVASIDEGRKLARDFMELGDRLGMKVECALTYGETPIGRSIGVNLEVAEALSILKGLDTPDSLIQKSAAIAGIALEMAGKVQAGTGTDAALDLLRNGKADAMMQKIIEVQGGDPGVTADDLPPGDHAFTVNAPDTGYVIEMDNRALITIARAAGAPHDHGAGILFHKKQGQHVKRGDPIFTIHADRSWRLQKALEEGRRLMPVAVEGMLIDRIPSQHWRQPMN; translated from the coding sequence ATGGTCAGACTCACAGGAAAAGTGCTTGATATCGAATACCGGGGCGTCCTCCTCAACCGGGAAGATGCCCGCACCATCGGCGTCCTGGACGGCGATCGTGTTGAACTGGTCAATGAAGAGAAGAAAACTGCTGCCCAGGCATTTGTCACGACAACCGCAACCATGCTGCCGCAGGGAACAGCAGGCGTCTACCAGGTGACAAACCGGCGCCTGGAACTCGAAGGCAGTGAACAGATCGAGATCCGGGCTGTCGGCAGACCGGCATCAATCGACTTCATCAAGAAGAAGATGGACGGCGGCAGACTCACCATGGAAGAGACGCGGTCAATCGTCCGCGAGATCGTTGATGACACCCTCTCCCCCGGTGAAGTCAGCGCCTACATCGTCGGCACCTACATCAACGGCCTTGACATGGACGAGATCGAGTATCTCACCCGTGCAACTGTTGCAACCGGGGACCAGCTCTCGTTTGCGTCCCGCCCGATAGTCGACAAGCACTCAATCGGCGGCGTCCCCGGCAACAAGATCACCCTTCTTGTCGTTCCGATGATCATGGCAGCAGGTCTGAAATGCCCAAAAACCAGCTCACGAGCGATCACCGGTGCAGGAGGAACAGCAGACCTCATGGAAGCAATCGCTCCTGTCACCTTCACCGCAAGCGAACTCCAGGCAATGACTGAGAAAGCAGGCGGCGCAATCGTCTGGGGCGGCGCAACCAACATCGCTCCCGCAGACGACAAGATTATCCTCTACGAGTACCCCCTCAAGATCGATCCGCACGGCCAGATGCTCGCCTCCGTGATGGCAAAGAAATTCGCTGTCGGCGCAGACCTTGTCGTCATCGATATCCCGGTCGGCCGTGACGCCAAGGTCGCTTCCATTGACGAAGGCAGAAAACTTGCCCGCGACTTCATGGAACTTGGAGACCGGCTTGGCATGAAGGTTGAATGCGCCCTCACCTATGGCGAAACACCAATCGGCAGATCTATCGGTGTCAATCTGGAAGTTGCAGAAGCACTCTCGATCCTGAAAGGATTGGATACCCCGGACTCGCTCATCCAGAAGAGTGCGGCAATCGCTGGCATCGCACTTGAGATGGCGGGCAAGGTGCAGGCAGGAACCGGCACTGACGCCGCACTCGATCTCCTCAGGAACGGCAAAGCAGACGCGATGATGCAGAAGATAATCGAGGTGCAGGGCGGCGACCCCGGCGTCACCGCAGATGATCTCCCGCCGGGCGATCATGCATTCACTGTCAATGCCCCGGATACCGGCTACGTTATCGAGATGGACAACCGGGCGCTGATCACCATCGCGCGCGCAGCAGGCGCCCCCCACGACCACGGTGCAGGTATCCTCTTCCACAAAAAACAGGGCCAGCACGTGAAGCGGGGTGATCCCATCTTTACCATCCATGCAGACCGGAGCTGGCGCCTCCAGAAGGCGCTGGAAGAAGGCAGGCGTCTCATGCCTGTTGCCGTGGAAGGCATGCTGATCGATCGGATACCTTCACAACACTGGCGGCAACCGATGAACTAA
- a CDS encoding carboxypeptidase-like regulatory domain-containing protein yields the protein MHSLRIVVALILFLSMVAAAQAVVTLNIYVEDARGDPVHDAAVYVGDSYIGSTSSEGWISYTHSGTSSFRLRVAKSGYESRSVTVQRSETTRTVMLEQSSVILTVLVYDENIAPLKDAIVRVVGPSSEKTEDTGSDGKAVFSLPDGSTYEVYITSLDYRDTETSVQLSGSNREISVVMERGDRFAFRVIDDETQDPVSGAEVLVDGRSRGTTRDDGVLSYNLRKGYEYLITVKKPEYEAYSMRQYITGDQQVLTIPLQKAYHTSFVSVFDTDKRVVEGADVFMDGTLLRKTDSYGRASLGKLTTGTYHLEIRKAGFEDYSEEITVSEDSMDFIANLAYSAVPIRVHVQDSSHAVIPGATITVNEENKGTTDESGLLFISLNPGRDYSIAADKDGYHQATISHTVPVGGKQDSVTITLKRSINFLVIGGAAGAVILLAFGLYFMKGRIKTRTPKSGSSKRYKQW from the coding sequence ATGCATTCACTTCGGATAGTTGTTGCTCTTATCCTGTTTCTGTCGATGGTGGCAGCAGCACAGGCTGTTGTCACTCTCAACATCTATGTGGAGGATGCCCGTGGTGACCCGGTTCATGATGCCGCCGTCTATGTGGGTGATAGCTATATCGGCTCCACCAGTTCTGAGGGCTGGATCTCCTATACGCACTCCGGCACATCCAGTTTCCGCCTTCGGGTTGCCAAAAGCGGCTATGAGAGCCGTTCCGTAACCGTCCAGAGATCCGAGACAACCCGGACAGTCATGCTCGAACAGAGCTCGGTTATCCTGACGGTGCTCGTCTATGACGAGAATATTGCACCTCTGAAGGATGCCATCGTCCGGGTTGTCGGCCCGTCATCTGAAAAGACAGAAGATACGGGCTCCGACGGAAAAGCCGTATTCTCCCTTCCCGATGGGAGTACCTACGAGGTATACATCACCTCGCTTGATTACCGGGATACAGAAACCTCTGTTCAACTCTCAGGGTCAAACCGTGAGATCTCGGTTGTCATGGAGCGGGGTGACCGGTTTGCGTTCCGTGTCATAGACGATGAGACACAGGATCCGGTGAGCGGCGCAGAGGTTCTTGTTGATGGGCGATCAAGGGGCACAACCCGTGACGACGGCGTTCTCTCCTACAACCTCAGGAAAGGATATGAATATCTGATCACCGTAAAAAAGCCGGAATACGAGGCCTATTCGATGCGCCAGTACATCACCGGTGATCAGCAGGTTCTGACCATACCTCTCCAAAAAGCGTATCATACATCATTTGTATCAGTCTTTGACACCGATAAACGGGTTGTTGAAGGCGCAGATGTCTTTATGGACGGTACCCTGCTCAGAAAGACTGACAGTTACGGCCGTGCATCACTTGGCAAACTCACAACCGGCACCTATCATCTTGAGATCAGAAAAGCCGGATTTGAAGATTATAGCGAAGAGATCACTGTTTCTGAAGATTCAATGGATTTCATCGCAAACCTTGCATATTCTGCAGTTCCAATCCGGGTGCATGTTCAGGATTCATCACATGCAGTCATACCGGGAGCAACAATAACTGTCAATGAAGAGAATAAGGGGACAACTGACGAGAGCGGGCTTCTCTTCATCTCCTTGAACCCGGGCAGGGACTATTCGATTGCCGCAGACAAGGACGGGTATCACCAGGCAACGATCTCCCACACCGTTCCGGTGGGCGGCAAACAGGATTCTGTGACCATCACGCTGAAACGATCAATCAATTTCCTGGTAATAGGGGGTGCTGCCGGGGCAGTCATCCTGCTTGCCTTTGGTCTCTACTTCATGAAAGGCAGGATCAAAACCAGGACGCCGAAATCAGGGTCTTCAAAGCGATATAAGCAATGGTAG
- a CDS encoding VWA domain-containing protein, whose product MAPTPIHLLIALLALLFLVSPAAAIPDTIHLQSDTEWLTAGSSAYATITATISNGTTPLPAIPVTFSLDDPTMGSLSSASTSTTGEGKATVRFTPATQSGDAVIRVSAGYDSKESAILQKIDHAEPANITDPVYQHEATVGSRAEISVGMRDAYGNPVDNRREAALGISPESIALTVTSAGGNAGFLTPEGNKTTITVPVDDRGAITASLQLDTYPGDHIISIDPSPDGIATRWITINAIADAVPHDLSYVVTPVTGTAPADGEAMFTIRYYFTDEYGNPAGAQAINYRITGPAETQEDTFTTSSLGEIVLTYGPVLTTGTYEITCSPADNPALQKTLPLTFHSSEPVAMLLTANPLMIASRDAKPDTRADIRAKVIDKRGHPVAGEEVTFTVLPGATEGYLHDPKLHVVNAVTNEYGFATASFYPGDFTQDWTCDSFNPRAAGEATIHAEWMDKEDEVTIIWKNYPFLSISTMIEPETVRVNETINVTMQISGDGWFLQSGSRVDVVQVIDSSGSMSAGDIEPNRLDAAQSVTHEFADMIMDLAGNRVAIFSSANTITLEQELTYEKTLINQAIERLSSGGSGRLMRAGCYQAIHHLEFTSRPGVVKAVILLGDMNSWNPKGNHLGDEYHFDNLLAYANEHDVRIYTVMLAADESSNTYQLSANFSEATGGRAFNAQNYMDLMEAYLQITEELSYEAGVNTTIDLSHENVKVNQADHPGGDVFEYVPQTVITNRYYNGTVTRTELDQTDDWRGITPPAANAPAHSLFFDIGTIYLGQVWEARYQLRVLQEGTIELFDPRSAVSFEDAPEDGQQLQTVYINALPGIEEIKLQDLPLRINNLRSTASQSVTDILPITWEITYGGDDDATQHIQYTIVDPIVFQRFNYAGPYDWQTATTLTTPGPVVGQKMTRDINVADRHGVCLIRIRASAPGTPDDTAWMHVPVGRASAESFIKIE is encoded by the coding sequence ATGGCGCCGACGCCAATCCACCTTCTCATTGCACTGCTGGCACTCCTCTTCCTTGTGAGCCCGGCCGCTGCCATTCCTGACACCATCCATCTTCAGTCAGATACGGAGTGGCTCACCGCCGGGTCATCAGCATATGCAACCATAACCGCGACCATCAGCAACGGCACGACCCCACTCCCGGCAATCCCGGTCACCTTCTCTCTTGATGATCCCACAATGGGATCACTCAGTAGCGCCTCGACATCAACAACTGGTGAAGGAAAGGCAACTGTGAGGTTTACCCCGGCAACCCAGAGCGGCGATGCCGTCATCAGGGTCTCTGCCGGATATGATTCCAAAGAGTCCGCAATACTCCAGAAGATCGATCATGCCGAACCTGCAAACATAACCGATCCCGTGTACCAGCACGAGGCGACTGTCGGGTCTCGTGCTGAGATCTCAGTCGGGATGAGGGATGCCTATGGAAACCCTGTTGATAACCGGCGGGAAGCAGCCCTTGGCATCTCTCCGGAGAGTATAGCTCTCACGGTCACCTCTGCCGGAGGAAACGCAGGCTTCCTGACACCTGAGGGCAACAAGACCACAATTACTGTCCCTGTGGATGACAGGGGCGCCATCACCGCCTCCCTCCAGCTCGATACCTACCCGGGCGATCACATCATCAGTATCGACCCCTCGCCGGACGGTATCGCAACCAGGTGGATCACCATCAATGCGATTGCAGATGCCGTGCCGCATGATCTGAGCTATGTCGTCACTCCGGTCACCGGAACAGCCCCTGCAGACGGGGAGGCCATGTTTACCATCCGCTACTACTTCACAGATGAATATGGGAATCCTGCTGGTGCGCAGGCGATCAACTACCGTATCACAGGACCTGCAGAGACACAGGAAGACACCTTCACGACAAGCTCCCTTGGTGAGATTGTACTGACCTATGGCCCCGTACTGACAACAGGGACATATGAGATCACCTGCTCTCCGGCAGACAACCCGGCTCTCCAAAAGACCCTCCCCCTGACATTCCATAGCAGTGAACCTGTTGCTATGCTTCTCACCGCAAACCCGCTGATGATTGCAAGCCGTGACGCAAAACCTGATACCAGGGCAGATATCAGGGCAAAAGTCATCGATAAACGCGGCCATCCGGTTGCTGGTGAAGAGGTGACTTTTACAGTACTCCCGGGTGCAACAGAAGGCTATCTCCATGATCCAAAACTGCATGTTGTCAATGCAGTAACAAACGAATACGGCTTTGCAACCGCCAGCTTCTATCCAGGTGACTTCACACAGGACTGGACATGTGACTCCTTCAACCCAAGAGCTGCCGGAGAAGCGACCATCCATGCAGAATGGATGGACAAGGAGGACGAGGTCACCATAATCTGGAAGAACTATCCTTTCCTCAGTATCAGCACCATGATCGAACCCGAGACGGTCAGGGTTAATGAAACCATTAACGTGACGATGCAGATATCCGGAGATGGCTGGTTTCTCCAGTCCGGGAGCAGGGTGGATGTTGTCCAGGTAATCGACTCTTCAGGCAGCATGAGTGCGGGTGACATCGAGCCTAATCGGTTGGATGCAGCACAATCGGTCACACATGAGTTTGCTGACATGATCATGGACCTTGCCGGGAACCGTGTTGCGATCTTTTCATCTGCCAACACCATCACCCTCGAACAGGAACTCACCTATGAGAAGACCCTGATAAACCAGGCAATTGAGCGCTTATCATCAGGTGGGAGCGGCAGACTCATGCGGGCAGGCTGCTACCAGGCAATTCATCATCTGGAGTTCACCAGCCGCCCGGGCGTGGTGAAAGCAGTCATCCTGCTTGGAGATATGAACAGCTGGAATCCCAAAGGCAACCATCTTGGAGATGAATATCACTTTGATAACCTCCTCGCCTATGCAAACGAGCATGATGTCCGGATCTATACGGTTATGCTCGCAGCAGACGAATCATCAAATACCTACCAGTTGTCTGCGAACTTCTCTGAAGCAACCGGTGGCAGGGCATTTAACGCCCAGAACTACATGGATCTGATGGAAGCCTACCTGCAGATAACAGAGGAGCTCTCCTATGAAGCAGGGGTCAACACGACAATCGATCTCTCCCATGAAAACGTGAAGGTCAACCAGGCAGACCACCCGGGAGGCGATGTCTTTGAATATGTCCCGCAGACTGTGATTACAAACCGGTACTACAATGGAACTGTCACCAGAACAGAGCTTGATCAGACCGATGACTGGAGGGGAATCACTCCTCCGGCAGCGAATGCCCCTGCACACAGCCTCTTCTTTGATATCGGAACAATTTATCTTGGTCAGGTTTGGGAGGCACGGTATCAGCTCAGGGTCTTACAGGAGGGAACAATTGAGCTATTCGATCCACGGTCAGCGGTCTCATTTGAAGATGCGCCTGAAGATGGCCAGCAGCTCCAGACGGTCTATATCAATGCACTTCCCGGGATAGAGGAGATTAAACTGCAGGATCTCCCGCTTAGGATCAACAACCTCAGATCAACAGCAAGCCAGTCGGTAACCGATATTCTTCCGATAACCTGGGAGATCACCTATGGTGGTGACGATGATGCCACCCAGCATATCCAGTATACAATCGTTGATCCGATCGTATTTCAGAGATTCAACTATGCCGGCCCATATGACTGGCAGACGGCAACAACCCTCACGACACCGGGTCCGGTAGTTGGGCAGAAGATGACCCGCGATATCAATGTGGCTGATCGCCACGGCGTCTGCCTCATCCGCATCCGGGCATCAGCACCCGGCACACCTGACGATACCGCATGGATGCACGTTCCGGTCGGCCGGGCATCAGCTGAGTCATTCATTAAAATTGAATAA
- a CDS encoding dCTP deaminase, with amino-acid sequence MILSAAVIKSRLADDSRNGDLVIRPFGQSCLQPASYDLRVADEALLIRGQCNLVPTLEWVELPSDIAATLRTRSSFGRRGILLGAGYVDPGFRGQLTLCCTNMGTDDILVAEGDRIVQMIFHAVDGGDEVYTGRYQDSSGVVHARE; translated from the coding sequence ATGATCTTATCTGCGGCAGTGATCAAAAGCAGGCTTGCCGATGACAGCAGAAACGGCGATCTCGTGATCCGCCCATTCGGACAATCCTGCCTCCAGCCCGCCAGTTATGATCTGAGAGTTGCTGACGAGGCTCTGCTCATCCGGGGGCAGTGTAATCTTGTCCCAACCCTTGAATGGGTGGAGCTCCCCTCAGACATCGCCGCCACACTACGCACCAGATCATCCTTTGGGCGGCGCGGCATTCTCCTTGGCGCAGGATATGTGGATCCCGGGTTCCGCGGACAGCTCACCCTCTGCTGCACCAACATGGGTACAGATGACATTCTTGTTGCAGAAGGAGATCGGATCGTCCAGATGATCTTCCATGCAGTCGATGGAGGAGACGAAGTCTACACTGGCAGGTACCAGGATAGCAGCGGGGTTGTCCATGCGAGAGAGTGA
- a CDS encoding DUF128 domain-containing protein, whose amino-acid sequence MRESDPGTERKCLEILRILGESREPMGAKHLSERMAEQGFILSDRAVQYYLHHLDEVGFTKKIGNRGRVLTKLGMAESESALVGDRIGFVIAKLERLAFRSTFNPDTCTGDVAYNLSFVRNDDLDRVRQSFDEVISSKLGFFNTYAESENDPRIPKDHTGIITVCSITMDGIFQHHGIPVRMAYGGCLNHTGGTPARFLHLIGYRGTTLDPLQLFISAGMPSIGEYMQTKNGVCLANIRNIPQGAVQSAEEIMASMRKNGFHLPAAVGSGILGIPHEPYQSSIIIYSGMNLVGRAYESGIRIKTEIGAGTLPIARILSG is encoded by the coding sequence ATGCGAGAGAGTGATCCCGGAACCGAGCGGAAATGCCTGGAAATTCTTCGTATACTGGGCGAATCGCGTGAACCGATGGGGGCAAAACACCTCTCAGAGCGGATGGCAGAACAGGGCTTTATCCTCTCTGACCGTGCTGTCCAGTATTATCTCCATCACCTGGATGAGGTTGGTTTTACCAAAAAGATTGGAAACCGCGGACGGGTGCTCACAAAACTCGGCATGGCAGAGAGTGAAAGCGCACTTGTTGGAGACCGGATAGGTTTTGTCATCGCCAAACTTGAGCGTTTGGCCTTCAGGAGCACATTCAACCCCGACACCTGTACAGGCGATGTCGCGTATAACCTCTCCTTTGTCAGAAACGACGACCTGGACAGGGTTCGCCAGTCTTTTGACGAGGTCATCTCATCAAAACTCGGCTTCTTCAACACCTATGCCGAATCCGAAAATGACCCCCGTATCCCAAAAGACCATACCGGCATCATCACGGTCTGCAGCATCACAATGGATGGAATCTTCCAGCATCATGGCATACCTGTCAGGATGGCATACGGCGGGTGTCTCAATCATACAGGCGGGACCCCAGCCCGCTTTCTCCACCTGATCGGCTACCGGGGCACAACCCTTGATCCTCTTCAGCTGTTCATATCTGCCGGCATGCCCTCAATAGGCGAGTACATGCAGACGAAAAACGGTGTCTGCCTTGCCAATATCAGGAACATCCCCCAAGGCGCGGTTCAGTCAGCTGAGGAGATCATGGCTTCCATGCGGAAGAACGGCTTCCACCTGCCAGCTGCAGTCGGATCAGGGATACTTGGCATTCCCCATGAACCCTACCAGTCGTCTATCATCATCTACAGCGGCATGAACCTGGTCGGCCGGGCATATGAATCAGGTATCAGGATCAAAACCGAGATAGGCGCAGGAACACTGCCGATAGCACGTATTCTGTCTGGCTAG
- a CDS encoding 5,10-methylenetetrahydromethanopterin reductase — protein MSYGIEFVPGNLSVKQVVNYCKLAETKDIDYAWITNHYNNRHCYPILAAIAQATDEIKMGPGIMNAFTDTPAAMASFSCTLNEISDGRAILGIGPGDLSTLPKLAIDPSKPVSKLKEAVIQIRALCAGEEVNKQGLEFFDYDGAKLTGVQLPGKKGIPIYIGAQGPKVLELAGEMGDGALINASNPKDFEAAIPIINAACEKVGKKKFDIGAYTAISVDDDVKKARNAAKIVAAFIAAGSPPAILERHNLDMGNVEKIKAALSKFDFKTVGGLVGDAEIDAFTIAGTPDDVKQKCDDLVASGVTQVIFGSPLGPDMVKSIRLLGKYVV, from the coding sequence TTGAGCTATGGAATTGAATTCGTGCCTGGAAACCTCTCTGTCAAGCAGGTAGTAAACTACTGCAAACTTGCAGAGACGAAAGACATCGACTATGCCTGGATCACCAACCACTACAACAATCGTCACTGTTACCCGATTCTTGCTGCCATTGCGCAGGCAACTGACGAGATAAAGATGGGACCTGGCATCATGAACGCCTTTACCGACACACCAGCGGCAATGGCCTCGTTCTCCTGTACATTAAACGAGATTTCAGATGGACGTGCAATCCTTGGTATCGGTCCGGGTGACCTGTCCACACTCCCAAAACTCGCAATTGACCCCTCAAAACCCGTCAGCAAACTCAAAGAGGCTGTCATTCAGATCCGCGCACTCTGTGCCGGAGAGGAGGTTAATAAACAGGGTCTTGAGTTCTTCGACTATGACGGTGCAAAACTCACCGGTGTCCAGCTCCCCGGCAAGAAGGGAATCCCGATCTACATCGGTGCCCAGGGGCCAAAAGTCCTCGAACTTGCAGGAGAAATGGGTGATGGCGCGCTTATCAACGCATCAAACCCAAAAGACTTCGAAGCAGCAATCCCGATCATCAACGCAGCATGCGAAAAGGTCGGCAAGAAGAAATTCGACATTGGTGCCTACACCGCCATCTCAGTTGATGATGACGTAAAGAAAGCGCGCAATGCAGCCAAGATCGTTGCTGCCTTCATTGCAGCAGGATCGCCACCGGCAATCCTTGAGCGCCACAACCTTGACATGGGCAATGTTGAAAAGATCAAAGCTGCACTTTCAAAATTCGACTTTAAGACCGTTGGAGGCCTCGTTGGCGATGCAGAAATTGATGCATTCACCATTGCAGGAACTCCGGATGACGTCAAACAGAAATGTGACGACCTGGTTGCATCCGGTGTCACACAGGTCATCTTCGGATCTCCACTTGGACCTGACATGGTCAAATCGATCCGTCTCCTCGGCAAGTACGTTGTATAA
- a CDS encoding galactose-1-phosphate uridylyltransferase, whose translation MSLFSCIEIHSAPSPIQYRREYATGLCCRISPYRGVRGINAHIDSLAYQYEAAGCPFCRSQIFEATEPFSDGEWITRGESVTLPNRYPYADLHTVTIITEAHMAPSFSARQLSDALAGSATSLVDYPGYPSINWNFLPSSGASLLHPHLQGIADPMPTALCMRYLEASAHTADGDYWELFCEEELHGSRHLFGELLGEEPVWFASPVPIGECEIRGILPVRTIAEFLSITDRFATDLERIISLYRGLGFYALNMGIFFQKTGSSGERGMHAFSSIIARINPNPDAISDSAFMERISGEPIVMTLPEDIPGYLNP comes from the coding sequence GTGTCCCTCTTCTCCTGTATTGAGATCCACTCCGCACCCTCGCCCATCCAGTACCGGAGGGAGTATGCAACCGGTCTCTGCTGCCGCATAAGCCCGTATAGGGGTGTCAGGGGGATAAACGCACACATTGACTCACTCGCATACCAGTATGAGGCAGCTGGCTGCCCTTTCTGCAGATCACAGATCTTTGAGGCAACAGAACCCTTTTCAGATGGAGAGTGGATAACCCGGGGAGAGAGCGTCACGCTCCCAAACCGTTACCCGTATGCCGACCTGCATACCGTCACTATCATCACCGAAGCGCATATGGCGCCATCATTTTCTGCCCGCCAGCTCTCAGATGCTCTTGCTGGTTCAGCCACATCTCTTGTAGACTATCCGGGCTACCCATCCATCAACTGGAACTTCCTACCCTCTTCCGGCGCAAGCCTGCTCCACCCGCATCTCCAGGGTATTGCTGATCCAATGCCCACCGCACTCTGCATGCGCTATCTTGAGGCATCTGCACACACAGCAGACGGGGATTACTGGGAACTCTTCTGTGAAGAAGAACTCCATGGAAGCAGGCATCTCTTTGGGGAGTTGCTTGGAGAAGAACCAGTCTGGTTTGCCTCACCTGTGCCAATTGGCGAATGTGAGATCCGGGGCATCCTCCCGGTCAGGACAATCGCAGAGTTTCTCTCGATAACAGACAGGTTTGCAACTGATCTCGAAAGAATCATCAGCCTGTACCGGGGGCTTGGATTCTATGCCCTGAATATGGGTATCTTCTTCCAGAAGACCGGATCGTCTGGTGAGAGAGGGATGCATGCATTCTCTTCGATAATTGCACGAATCAATCCAAACCCGGATGCAATCAGTGACTCGGCTTTTATGGAGCGTATATCGGGAGAACCAATTGTCATGACACTCCCAGAAGATATTCCCGGATATCTTAATCCCTGA
- a CDS encoding F420-dependent methylenetetrahydromethanopterin dehydrogenase — MVVKVGIAKLGNIASGVMAELLLDERADREDMESFMATSGTKMQTDDIDRVVSNMKAWGPDFCVVVSPNGILPGPTSAREELAKAGIPVVVITDDITSKKEKFEGLKASNFGYIIMKADAMIGARREFLDPVEMADFNGNLVKVLSLTGAFTKLQLALDEVIDQVKAGKKGADLVLPKLVVTSDRAVDGEFVNPYALSKARAAHEIAQAVADVNVKGCFMTKEWEKYIPIVSSAHEMMRVAAILCEEARELEKAGDSVIRKPHKKDGVRVSKTKLITKPE; from the coding sequence ATGGTAGTAAAAGTAGGCATAGCAAAACTCGGCAATATCGCCTCAGGTGTCATGGCTGAGCTGCTCCTTGACGAGCGTGCAGACCGTGAAGACATGGAAAGCTTCATGGCAACCTCCGGAACAAAGATGCAGACCGATGATATCGACCGTGTCGTCTCCAACATGAAGGCATGGGGACCTGACTTCTGTGTTGTTGTCTCACCAAACGGCATACTCCCCGGACCAACAAGCGCACGTGAGGAACTTGCAAAGGCAGGCATCCCGGTTGTTGTGATCACTGATGACATAACCTCAAAGAAGGAGAAGTTCGAGGGCCTGAAAGCCAGCAACTTCGGCTACATCATCATGAAGGCTGACGCCATGATCGGTGCCCGCCGTGAGTTCCTTGACCCCGTCGAGATGGCAGACTTCAACGGTAACCTTGTGAAGGTTCTTTCCCTCACCGGTGCATTCACCAAACTCCAGCTGGCACTTGACGAGGTCATCGACCAGGTGAAGGCAGGCAAGAAGGGTGCAGACCTCGTTCTTCCAAAGCTTGTTGTCACCAGCGACAGGGCAGTCGACGGCGAGTTTGTCAACCCCTATGCACTTTCAAAAGCACGTGCAGCACACGAGATTGCACAGGCTGTCGCAGACGTCAATGTCAAGGGCTGCTTCATGACCAAAGAGTGGGAGAAGTACATCCCGATCGTTTCATCTGCACACGAGATGATGCGGGTTGCTGCTATCCTCTGTGAAGAGGCACGTGAGCTTGAGAAGGCCGGAGACTCGGTCATCCGGAAGCCCCACAAGAAAGACGGCGTCCGCGTCTCAAAGACGAAGCTGATCACCAAGCCTGAGTAA
- a CDS encoding Tfx family DNA-binding protein produces the protein MKEDLLTERQKEVLRYRRQGMTQQQIADLIRTSKANVCTIEKSATENIRRARETLEFVNTLDAKELCTITAEEDLLDAVNTIYEEAERFGIKVRYDTVTLINRVKAANPEKIHARYIQDSIQVYINEKGDLFFE, from the coding sequence ATGAAAGAAGATCTCCTTACCGAGAGGCAGAAGGAAGTCCTCAGGTATCGAAGACAGGGGATGACCCAGCAGCAGATAGCCGATCTCATCAGGACCTCAAAAGCAAATGTCTGCACGATAGAAAAATCTGCAACAGAAAATATCAGGCGGGCACGGGAGACGCTTGAGTTTGTGAACACCCTGGATGCAAAAGAACTCTGCACGATTACGGCTGAAGAAGACCTGCTTGATGCAGTCAATACCATATATGAGGAAGCCGAGCGCTTTGGCATCAAGGTGCGGTATGATACGGTGACTCTTATTAATCGGGTAAAAGCAGCAAACCCAGAGAAGATCCATGCCCGGTATATCCAGGATTCAATCCAGGTCTATATCAATGAGAAAGGCGACCTCTTTTTTGAATAG